Sequence from the Methanobacterium alcaliphilum genome:
AATTAGTTAAAGATGCATTAAAAGAGATTATAGAAGTACATAAACGATATAAATTTTCTTCTAAATCTGTAAAAGAAGCAGATTCCCATATAAAAAGTAAATTTGGTTTTAATTTCTTTTTAGTCAGTTAATTAATCAAATGTATGGGGGGTGTGGTTGTTAGAAAAATAAAAGTTAAATCTGTATTAAACAAACACAAATATCAGGATAGCTGGTTTTTAGAACAATATACTATGAACCCTTATTTAGGATGCTCTTTTAATTGTCTTTATTGTTATGTTAATGGTAGTAAGTATGGAGAACATGTGCCTTCTGGTCTTTCAGTGAAAATAAATGCTCCTGATGTATTATACAGACAACTTAAAAACCGTGCTCGCAAAAGAGAGTATGGGATTATTGCTTTAGGATCTGCTACTGATCCTTATTTACAAGCAGAAAAAGATCTAAAAATTACGCGAGAAATCTTAAAAATTATTTATAGATTTCATTTTCCAGTGAATCTGCTTACTAAATCCACTCTTATTTTAAGAGATGTTGATCTTTTAAAAAAGATTGATGAAACTGCTAAGCTACCTTCAAATTTAGCTTCTAAATTACAAAGGGGAGTTATACTTGGGTTTTC
This genomic interval carries:
- a CDS encoding SPL family radical SAM protein; translation: MVVRKIKVKSVLNKHKYQDSWFLEQYTMNPYLGCSFNCLYCYVNGSKYGEHVPSGLSVKINAPDVLYRQLKNRARKREYGIIALGSATDPYLQAEKDLKITREILKIIYRFHFPVNLLTKSTLILRDVDLLKKIDETAKLPSNLASKLQRGVILGFSFSTMNEEIAKIFEPAAPSPQERLNTMAKLKEEGFLVGACLMPVLPFLSDSEEHLSQMVKIVKEHGGDYVLIGGMTLFGNQPNDSKVRYFTALKNHFPELLEKTEALFRNKDYAPMDYQKKLHEITLKVCDKHGMRNSII